From the Carassius carassius chromosome 34, fCarCar2.1, whole genome shotgun sequence genome, the window GGCTGCCATCTCTGCCATCAGGCATTTTAAGTACTACCTGTGTGGTCGGCATTTCACCATACGCTCTGACCATGCCTCCTTGCAGTGGCTGATGACGTTTAAGGAACCAGAGGGCCAGGTGGCTCGTTGGCTGGAGGAACTGCAGAGTTATGAGTTCACTGTAACACATCGTGCTGGGGAACGGCATGGCAATGCCGACGCTCTATCGAGACGGCCATGTCATTTGCAGGAATACAAGTATTGTGAGCGTAGAGAAGCCAGAGAGCTGGAGCTTAGCCTCAAGGTGGATGGAAGCGGTGGGGCTGAACTGATCTGCCGGGAGCTACAAGATGTGGATGTCACTCAATGGATGGAGAATCAGAGGCGAGACCCAGACCTGCAGCCAGTGATGGTGTGGGTAGAGACACAGCAGCGGCCACCATAGGAGGAGGTAGCGGAGGAATAGGAGGAATCCACCTCTCCCCATTCACCAAAGGATTGTGGACCAAGTTCAAATGTCTACGGCTGGTTGAGGGGATTCTCCAGCGGGCATGGGTGCTGCCAGCAACAGGGGAAAAGAGATGGCAGGTCGTGGTGCCTAAAAGCCATGTTAAAAGCCATGCATGTGTTAAAAGCCATGCATGGCTCTGCTGGATCAGGCCATTTTGGGGTGACAAAGACACTTCGACGTCTGCGTCAGGCCTTCTACTGGGGACGGCTGAGGCGGGATGTGGAGGACTTCTGTAGGCGCTGTGATCTTTGTACAGCACGGAAAGGGCCTCAGGGTCAGTCTAGGGCCCAGCTACAGCAGTTTCCAGTGGGGGAGCCGATGCAGCGGGTGGGGGTGGACATCATGGGGCCATTTCCTCGCACCAAGAGGGGGAATCACTTTGTTTTGACCGCTATGGGTTACTTTACAAAATGGCCTGAGGCCTTTGCGCTGCCTGACCAGGAGTCTGAGACTGTTGCAAACGCCTTGGTAGAGGGCATATTCAGTAGGTTTGGGGCTCCCCAGAGCATCCATAGTGGTCAAGGCAGAAACTTTGAGTCCAAGGTGTTCTCTTCCATGTGTGAGCGTTTGGGGATCAACAAGACCCGCACCACCCCACTCCACCCCCAAAGCGACGAGCTTGTGGAGCGATTCAACAGAACGTTAGCTGAACAGTTGTCCATCTTAACATCCACTCATCAACACAATTGGGACACCCATCTGCCGCTGGTCTTAATGGCATGTCGCTCTGCTGTTCAGGACTCTACCTCATGCACACCAGCCCTGCTCATGTTGGGGAGGGAGATTAGGACCCCTGCAGAGTTGGCCTTTGGTCGGCCCCCGGATGCTCtagtgaggaaaaaaaagaggtgCCCGAAGCTGGACAGCCACTGGGTCGGACCGTGCCCAGTATTGGAAAAGCTGGGGGAGGTTGTGTATCGTATACAGTTGCCTCCTAGGGGCACAAAGTGGTACTGCATCGAGATAGGTTGGCTCCTTACCGGGGCGCTGCAACACCGCAGGGCATCACAGTACTTCTGTCACAAAACGCTGGGACTCCAAAGGGATCAGAGGGGGTTATCGGCTCAGCTGATATGGCTAGTAGCGGCCAGCAGGTGACATCGCTGTCCAACGCCGCTCAGGGTGATTGTTTACAGGGCTCAGAGGAATCATTACCGGAAAGCCAAGCAAACACACTCCCCAGGGGGCGTCCTAGGAGGCAGAGGAGACCCCCAGTCAGATTTAGAGACTTTGTCCTCGGGGTTGAGGACTTAAGTAAGAGGGGGGTAGTGTAGCATGTTcaaaatgttgttgtgttgtaGATAACAATGTGCTTTATGTTAATGTTgcactttattcatttttgaatgctacaatatatatatatatatatatatatatatatatatatatatatatatatatatatatatatatatctgtgtgtgtgtgtgtgtgtgtgtgtgtgtatagcctactgcttgtgtgtgtgtgtgtgtaaaggttggtgtcagtaagatttattttaataaatttatttatttacagtaaaatttgtgatattgtgaaacattgttgcattttactatattttaaaatggaatttattcttTCAGTCCTAAATCcacagcgtcacatgatcctccaaAAACCATTCTAATCTTCTtattttggtgctcaagaaacatttatttttatcaatgttgaaaacattgaaaacagaatgtggattctttgattaatataaagtttaCAAAACTGAATTGATTTAAAATAGAATTATTTTGTACCATTATAAATATCTctcttaatcaatttaatgcattgttgctgaataaaattattcattttatttatttttttaatcatagtgacccccaaacatttgaatggttgtgtagatacacagacaaaaaaatattctTCACATTGATATGAtaaaacctataaataaaatatttataacattgtTAAAGAACACAAGGAAATAGTAAGAGAGTGTTTTCAGCTCCGAGGTGTTGTGATGGCTTTCTTAAAGTTGATAGCAGCTTTGATGCGGTGTTGACTGACTCCTCCCCTTTTAGATGCCCCACCCCTTTTGTCCCTCTCCTTTGAAGGATTTGACAGTTTTCTTAGAATCTCTAAATTTAGCAGAAAGAAAGATTACATTAAAGAGAGCACCAACAACTTCAGATATTACTTGAAATATCCATTAAGTGAAATATCCATAACAATTATGTTATATTTCTGCTGATTAGTAAGCatcagttttattttcattagattGGAGGGAAAATCCtttaaaagaacaattcaatGAAAAGAAGGAGCATAGAGTGTTTTTCTTGATATCAAATTCTTCCATTTCAATAAATtacagattaattaattaaatacagaAGCATTGCCTGCTAGCTCAGGGTAACTTGTCCCAAAGTCATTTACTGCAGTATACTTTGGACCTTCACTCCCTTCACCTCCTGCATAAGAGAACATAGAAAGCCATTTactgattttctgtaaagttgttgTGATATCTGAGGTACCTGAAGTTGGTGAGGGCAAACTTACGTGATACACGTAATGGAATAtagctctctctctccttcagcaAACTGCTGATGAGGTCTGTGCTCTGCGCTCTCTCGGACAAGTTCACCAGCTCTCCCGTCCTGTCCATCAAGTCCACAGTCTCTATAGAGAACAGGTCTTTTTTATTTAGATCACCAATAATGAGTCTGTTTGGTATCAAATTAACAGTTAGTAGCTAAGTGAGTGTGTTTCTGATTTCTAGTGTTGCTTGGAGTTGAACAAACCCCAGAGcctaaggctgatgatacacggggCAACTTTCTGAGCAGTTTTGCTAGCCAGCTTTTTTTGAGCAGTGTTGCTCGggcactttcccattgagaatggATAGCAAATTTCtatctggatactttagatcagtcatgggccctgtgtctcacctggttgTCCCTTGAAGACAGCATTGCACAAAGTTGGCTTAGAATAAAACTTACCTGCGTTTTTTTTCACATCTAACAACCAATTGGAGCACCTTGTCAACCACATAGCAACGGCACAGCAAACATTTACAACCCCCAGCATCACGGCATTGTGTTTTGCCCAGGTAGAAACAACTTATATAAATGTAAGAATCTAATTTAAGCATTGGCGTaattcatttttgattaatttgatgtCAACCAATACTTGACCTTCAGCTGAAGCATACTTTAATTTACCTTGGGGATCCAGattgcatttttcttttatacaGTGGATGAAGTTTATAACCTTGCAGTTTAGGTTCAGTATCTCCTCTCTTCCCTctgtaagaaatatatatttgaaaacatttccACCATAAAGCAAAGGAACTTTGCTAtattatgtaaaattataattggaatatatacactactgttcaaaaattgggggtcagtaaatatttttattattattgtgtttttattattacactgTTATTCACCAAGGAAGTATTAAATGGGCCTATGGTCAAAACCAAAGTCCCTTTAAGATAAGTCATTTCACTCAAAGAGGCGATCTTTGAAACGGCTCTCGCGCATGCAAGTACAGCTCCTATCTCtctgaatggggaaacatcaaattctccaaaactgttcaccaaacgtacgattaaatttcatatttgaaatcaccagtgAAATCTGACAAAAAACTATTTCATAACtgttgtttcttttgctcaaatagcataaAAAGTGTATTATTCAAGCTAGACCAGCCAGTGACTTCTTCGGCGATTACTTTACCGATTAGTGATTGGCTCTTTAACTCTAAAGGCGGTGCTTTTTCATTTTaaccattcaaaactatacaagTGACACGTCTTGGGTTTTCTATACatagaaatgcattttttttaatataaataaatgaacactgttATTCTACAAGGGAGCATTAAATGgctcaaaaatgacagtaaagacatttgttacaAAGGATTAAAATCTCTGTTTCAAATAATTGCTTTGTATtcctcaaagaatcctaaaaaaatgcatcacagtttccataaaaatattaacattagcacaactgttttcaacattattaataataagaaatgtttcttaagcagcaaatcagcatattagaatgatttctaaaggatcatatgacactgaagactgaagtaatgatgctga encodes:
- the LOC132115164 gene encoding uncharacterized protein C22orf15, with the translated sequence MFITVIFGEGREEILNLNCKVINFIHCIKEKCNLDPQETVDLMDRTGELVNLSERAQSTDLISSLLKERESYIPLRVSRGEGSEGPKYTAVNDFGTSYPELAEILRKLSNPSKERDKRGGASKRGGVSQHRIKAAINFKKAITTPRS